In the genome of Vibrio sp. NTOU-M3, one region contains:
- a CDS encoding sigma-54-dependent transcriptional regulator: MRAKVLLVEDSTSLAILYKQYVKDEPFDLFHVETGQEAIAFIKRNLPQLVILDLKLPDMTGEEILEWIVENNVPTAVIIATAHGSVDVAVNLLQNGAKDFLEKPIQADRLKTSINVHLKQAQLEHLVEDIENKFDRSRFHGFIGASLPMQGVYKIIDSVAPTNASVFIVGESGTGKEVCAEAIHQESPRKDKPFIAINCGAIPKDLMESEIFGHVKGAFTGATTDRKGAASLANGGTLFLDELCEMELEMQKKLLRFLQTGTFMPLGGTKELKVDVRIICATNREPLVEVEEGRFREDLYYRVHVVPINMPPLRERGNDITTLATHFLKLYAKEDNKKFSSISKDADMILKRYHWPGNVRQLQNIIRSIVVLNDEAKLSVAHLPEEMLNRQGRSATKTQASNTAATFVVQTPIQPTEQPAVSSIEKSNAPIRPMWQIERETIQRAIDYCDGNVLNAAVLLELSPSTVYRKKQAWEAEDESNPA, translated from the coding sequence ATGAGAGCCAAAGTATTATTAGTAGAAGACTCCACTTCATTAGCCATCTTGTACAAACAGTATGTAAAAGATGAACCTTTTGACCTGTTTCATGTTGAGACGGGTCAAGAGGCCATTGCCTTTATCAAACGCAACCTGCCTCAATTGGTTATTTTGGATTTGAAACTACCCGATATGACCGGTGAAGAGATCCTCGAATGGATTGTTGAAAATAACGTACCAACCGCTGTCATCATCGCGACAGCACACGGCTCTGTCGATGTTGCAGTTAACTTATTGCAAAATGGTGCGAAGGATTTCCTTGAAAAACCTATCCAAGCCGATCGTTTAAAAACATCTATTAATGTTCACCTTAAACAAGCACAGCTAGAACACTTGGTTGAAGACATTGAAAACAAGTTTGACCGTAGCCGCTTCCACGGATTTATTGGTGCAAGCCTTCCGATGCAAGGGGTGTATAAAATCATTGATTCTGTCGCCCCAACCAATGCGAGTGTCTTTATCGTTGGTGAAAGTGGCACAGGTAAAGAGGTTTGTGCAGAAGCTATTCATCAAGAAAGCCCTAGAAAAGACAAACCATTCATCGCCATCAACTGTGGCGCTATCCCGAAAGATCTCATGGAAAGCGAGATTTTTGGTCATGTTAAAGGGGCATTTACTGGAGCAACAACTGACCGCAAAGGCGCAGCTTCGCTTGCAAATGGAGGAACATTGTTTCTTGATGAGCTTTGTGAAATGGAACTGGAAATGCAGAAAAAGCTGCTCCGTTTTTTGCAAACTGGAACTTTTATGCCACTAGGCGGAACAAAAGAGCTTAAAGTAGATGTTCGCATTATTTGCGCCACCAACCGAGAGCCACTTGTCGAAGTCGAAGAAGGACGCTTTAGGGAAGATCTCTATTACCGCGTACATGTTGTGCCCATCAATATGCCGCCACTTCGCGAGCGTGGTAATGACATCACTACCCTAGCAACGCATTTCTTAAAGTTATACGCCAAAGAAGATAACAAGAAATTCAGCAGCATCAGCAAAGATGCCGACATGATCTTAAAACGCTACCATTGGCCCGGTAACGTTCGTCAATTGCAAAATATTATACGTAGTATTGTAGTTTTAAATGATGAAGCTAAGCTCTCAGTAGCCCATCTACCTGAGGAAATGCTTAACCGCCAAGGGCGCAGTGCAACGAAAACACAAGCGAGCAATACTGCTGCAACATTTGTTGTTCAAACCCCTATTCAACCGACGGAGCAACCAGCCGTCAGTTCTATAGAAAAGAGCAATGCACCGATCCGTCCAATGTGGCAAATTGAACGAGAGACGATCCAACGCGCGATTGATTATTGTGATGGCAATGTGTTGAATGCCGCCGTTTTACTCGAACTCAGCCCTTCAACGGTTTATCGTAAAAAACAGGCTTGGGAAGCAGAAGATGAAAGCAATCCAGCCTAA
- a CDS encoding glycosyltransferase family 4 protein: MKAIQPNEIWLLIDSLTMGGIESHVCEISLGLKQFNHPVRVIFIARYETPAPLEEKLDRGGIPYLYLNQEFTGLPPLLSLLKAVEKYQPSLIHSHGYKASLLSKLIHLKTHTPQISTFHAGETPKGRVWLYDLIDRSTAFISNEVIAVSSQIQSKLPCHSLRLNNFVSNPNPTLTHGLQIAFVGRLSHEKAPDRFIDIAKASPTHKFHCYGEGPMEASLHVRKPSNLEFHGHQSDMAQVWPNISVLIICSRFEGLPMAALEAMSRGIIVMATSVGDLPTLLENRINGYLVDHWRELGNAIEHWFMLSDSSKKMMRIRALHTWQKNYTVDAVIPQLTHIYRKHASAGFLANTLSDSQNEN; this comes from the coding sequence ATGAAAGCAATCCAGCCTAATGAAATTTGGTTATTGATAGATAGCTTGACCATGGGAGGCATTGAATCCCATGTTTGTGAAATATCTCTGGGGCTTAAACAGTTTAACCATCCAGTCAGAGTCATTTTTATTGCGCGCTATGAAACGCCCGCGCCATTAGAAGAAAAGCTAGACCGTGGTGGAATCCCATACTTGTATCTTAATCAGGAGTTTACAGGGCTTCCACCTTTGCTGAGTTTATTAAAGGCAGTAGAAAAGTATCAACCTAGCCTTATCCACTCCCACGGTTATAAAGCGAGTTTATTAAGCAAGCTGATCCACCTAAAAACACATACCCCGCAAATCTCAACTTTTCACGCAGGTGAAACTCCTAAAGGCAGAGTATGGCTTTATGACCTAATTGACCGTAGCACCGCTTTTATTTCCAACGAAGTTATCGCTGTCAGCTCGCAAATACAAAGCAAGCTTCCTTGCCATTCACTTCGACTTAATAACTTTGTTTCCAACCCAAACCCAACGCTGACCCATGGACTGCAAATCGCATTTGTTGGTCGCTTGAGCCACGAAAAAGCGCCAGATCGATTTATTGATATCGCAAAAGCATCACCCACTCACAAATTTCATTGTTACGGTGAAGGCCCCATGGAAGCCTCACTACACGTAAGAAAACCCAGCAATTTAGAGTTTCATGGCCATCAATCTGATATGGCTCAAGTATGGCCAAATATCAGTGTTCTCATTATCTGTTCCCGTTTCGAAGGTCTTCCTATGGCTGCACTTGAAGCCATGTCTCGCGGCATTATCGTCATGGCAACCTCAGTGGGTGATTTACCCACCCTTCTTGAAAACCGCATTAATGGCTACCTAGTCGACCATTGGCGTGAATTAGGAAATGCCATTGAACATTGGTTTATGCTATCGGATTCGAGCAAGAAGATGATGAGAATTCGCGCACTGCATACCTGGCAAAAAAACTACACTGTCGACGCCGTTATTCCACAACTTACTCATATCTATCGTAAACATGCATCAGCAGGTTTCCTCGCTAACACGCTTTCTGATTCTCAAAATGAGAATTAA
- a CDS encoding glycosyltransferase family 4 protein encodes MINSKTIHGLIYDPISFTGGSKIATSDALALCDSQHCQFTVITSDPTFWQNSSLAVTHSLKVVRLPEIKSLKKKQHGLGYWLKQGFQALTLLIQLGLIQKTDFAIGASGPGVDMPLYLLKRVFNLKVIQFIHGPVGASRSIGHSLFVADQVFYLKSARATMENALQRYYRHHEASTNAVQSQIQQFFDRTTTSSFDNGISEQRWPSPSVTEEPVLFWCASLLKWKGLDTFLEAVKQTRKLKYLEANVCFIRPKDISLPVSNAPINLKGVSWYEQPNDLDKIRAQSSIFVSTSTNEPFGLSILEALAAGHAVVIPDDGAYWDQVLTHNKNCIKYKAGDMHALCDAILLAACDANLRLTLRKNAIEFSQKYRSEQCYSQIAHNIDSLVTKETVTLMASSHNKGDA; translated from the coding sequence ATGATTAATTCGAAGACTATACACGGCTTAATCTATGACCCCATCAGTTTTACTGGCGGATCCAAAATTGCCACTTCAGATGCACTGGCGCTTTGCGATAGCCAACACTGTCAGTTCACTGTCATTACCAGTGATCCAACCTTTTGGCAAAATAGTTCTCTTGCGGTAACACACTCTCTTAAGGTAGTACGTTTACCCGAAATAAAGTCCCTTAAAAAGAAACAGCATGGACTTGGTTATTGGTTAAAGCAGGGTTTTCAAGCCTTAACTCTGCTGATTCAACTGGGCTTAATTCAAAAAACTGATTTTGCCATTGGCGCTTCTGGTCCAGGTGTCGACATGCCACTTTACTTGCTAAAGCGAGTGTTCAATTTAAAGGTTATTCAGTTCATTCATGGTCCTGTTGGAGCGTCACGATCTATCGGACATAGCCTTTTCGTTGCTGATCAGGTTTTCTATCTTAAATCAGCGCGTGCAACCATGGAAAATGCACTGCAACGGTATTATCGCCATCATGAGGCTTCAACCAACGCAGTACAAAGTCAGATCCAGCAATTTTTTGACCGTACAACCACAAGCTCTTTTGACAATGGCATCTCTGAACAACGCTGGCCCTCACCTTCTGTCACTGAAGAGCCAGTCTTATTTTGGTGCGCTTCACTACTCAAATGGAAAGGTCTTGATACCTTCCTTGAGGCGGTAAAACAAACGCGCAAGTTAAAATATCTGGAAGCGAATGTTTGCTTTATTCGTCCAAAAGACATTTCCTTACCCGTCAGTAATGCCCCGATTAATCTTAAAGGCGTCAGTTGGTACGAGCAGCCTAACGATCTCGACAAGATCCGAGCTCAAAGCAGCATTTTTGTGTCCACCAGCACTAATGAACCTTTTGGGTTATCTATTCTTGAAGCGCTTGCCGCTGGCCATGCTGTAGTGATCCCTGATGACGGTGCTTATTGGGACCAAGTTCTGACACATAACAAGAATTGCATTAAATACAAAGCTGGTGATATGCACGCACTGTGTGACGCTATTTTACTTGCCGCATGTGACGCAAACTTACGATTAACGTTACGCAAAAATGCTATTGAGTTTTCTCAAAAATATCGCTCAGAGCAGTGCTACTCACAAATCGCACACAATATCGATTCTCTCGTCACTAAAGAGACCGTCACATTGATGGCAAGTTCTCACAATAAAGGTGATGCATGA
- a CDS encoding phosphate/phosphite/phosphonate ABC transporter substrate-binding protein encodes MKWLLLLLIAFTSHVMGKTFTFGVVPQQSATRLAQQWTPITDYLSNATGHQFVFSTAKDIPTFEEQLRLGSYDIAYMNPYHYTTFSSSPGYKAIAKAKDKQIHGIIVVRKDSGITSLEQLKDSTLAFPSQAAFAASILTRDHLIKAGVDFTPNYVSSHDSVYLSVARGFFPAGGGVIRTFKSLDKETRSQLKPIFQTEGYTPHAIAVHPRMDVDVLMLVQQALTELADTKQNQAILDTLKIKGFESATDSDWQDVRSLNINLLN; translated from the coding sequence ATGAAATGGCTTCTCTTATTACTTATTGCTTTTACTTCCCATGTTATGGGGAAAACATTTACCTTTGGTGTTGTTCCGCAACAATCCGCTACCCGCCTTGCACAGCAATGGACGCCAATCACAGATTATCTTTCAAACGCAACGGGACATCAGTTTGTCTTTTCGACAGCAAAAGACATCCCCACGTTTGAAGAGCAGCTTCGCTTAGGCAGTTACGACATTGCCTATATGAACCCCTATCACTACACCACATTCAGTAGTAGCCCGGGCTACAAAGCAATTGCGAAAGCAAAAGATAAACAGATTCATGGCATCATCGTGGTACGAAAAGACAGCGGAATAACATCGTTAGAACAGCTGAAAGATTCTACCCTTGCTTTTCCGTCTCAGGCCGCCTTTGCCGCATCCATCTTAACGCGGGACCATCTCATCAAAGCCGGTGTCGATTTTACACCCAATTATGTTAGTTCGCATGATTCTGTTTATTTGTCGGTTGCGCGAGGCTTTTTCCCAGCAGGAGGTGGCGTGATCCGCACATTCAAATCTCTAGATAAAGAAACACGTTCGCAGCTTAAGCCTATTTTTCAGACTGAAGGTTATACACCGCATGCCATTGCGGTTCATCCACGTATGGACGTCGATGTTTTGATGCTCGTTCAGCAGGCACTGACTGAGCTGGCTGATACCAAACAAAACCAAGCAATCCTTGATACGTTAAAAATCAAAGGGTTTGAGTCTGCTACAGATAGCGATTGGCAAGACGTGCGGTCATTGAATATCAACTTACTCAATTAA
- a CDS encoding ATP-binding protein yields the protein MSFRAKTIIGIASIEIVLLMLLVFSAMSFLSDASEKHLIQRANTTANMFAHATKDAVLSTDLATLDDMVNEIMSLEDLLYVRITRQGKDMACAGDKDLLARQMEEDHNLNAVSDGIFDKRVDIVSDGTVYGHIDMGFGTSAINQMLSQAKQSIVSIAFVEVFLVAIFSLFLGSYLTKSLIRLTKAAKTVSERGPGYQLKDDSKDELGDVARAFDEMSGKLSKSYQELKQARQEAEDACLAKSRFLASMSHEIRTPMNGVLGIMNLLEETPLNREQKQLIKTGTESGNFLLSVINDILDFTRMESSTLLLESKPFDFRHCVESVVDSFGPIAKQRDLILHCYVDGSTPSGVIGDENRVKQVLNNLIGNAFKFTQQGGITVKVSAESHGNNCLISCSISDTGIGINRNAMDYLFDEFTMVDQSYSRTQEGSGLGLAICKRLCELMDGGVEVTSEPDMGSTFTFTVCLEIADQSLTLSVPKIAHGDFIGARILVAEDNKANQLVIKNMFKNAGVDIDLVGNGVEAVEQVQKYQYDLIFMDISMPLMDGMEACQTIRKLDDPSIANTPIIALTAHALTGDKEQFLASGMNDYLSKPVRLSQLLEKMDLFLNKQEELINMHIETESPKIEFLDNTNDVASENNSNMDRDDLVDETILVQMIEDTCAEVIPELIEHYIVESESRLAAINVAVDQHDKDKLEFEVHTLGSSALALGNRKLSEVAREMEALCLQGKEELAYQLKDKLLTVANASLKAIDARKQQGFVEAPDSNR from the coding sequence ATGTCATTCAGAGCAAAAACCATCATAGGTATTGCGTCAATTGAGATTGTGTTGTTGATGTTATTGGTCTTCAGTGCCATGTCTTTTCTATCTGACGCAAGTGAAAAGCACTTGATTCAACGTGCAAATACCACAGCAAACATGTTTGCTCATGCCACCAAAGATGCGGTGCTCTCTACTGACCTCGCAACGCTGGATGACATGGTCAATGAAATTATGAGTTTGGAAGACTTATTGTATGTTCGGATCACTCGCCAAGGGAAAGACATGGCGTGCGCTGGAGATAAAGACCTACTCGCCAGACAAATGGAAGAAGACCATAACCTTAACGCTGTTTCTGATGGAATATTTGATAAGCGCGTCGACATTGTCAGTGATGGAACCGTCTATGGTCATATCGACATGGGCTTTGGTACGTCGGCCATCAATCAAATGCTCAGTCAAGCGAAGCAATCTATTGTTAGTATCGCGTTCGTTGAAGTGTTTTTGGTCGCCATCTTTTCGCTTTTCCTCGGCTCATACTTAACTAAAAGCTTGATTCGTTTAACTAAAGCGGCGAAAACAGTCAGTGAACGCGGCCCCGGATATCAGTTAAAAGACGACTCAAAAGATGAGCTCGGCGACGTTGCGCGTGCGTTTGACGAAATGTCCGGCAAATTATCAAAAAGTTATCAAGAACTAAAGCAAGCTAGGCAAGAGGCTGAAGATGCCTGTTTAGCTAAAAGTCGTTTCTTAGCGTCGATGTCTCATGAAATACGAACACCTATGAATGGCGTGCTAGGCATCATGAATTTACTCGAAGAAACACCATTAAACCGAGAACAAAAACAGCTCATCAAAACAGGAACCGAGTCTGGAAACTTTTTATTGTCGGTGATTAACGACATCCTCGATTTTACTCGCATGGAATCCAGCACCCTACTTTTAGAGTCTAAACCCTTCGATTTTCGCCATTGTGTCGAAAGCGTGGTAGACAGCTTTGGCCCAATAGCAAAACAACGAGATCTTATCCTCCATTGTTATGTTGATGGTAGTACGCCAAGTGGTGTTATCGGTGACGAAAACCGAGTGAAACAAGTACTGAACAATTTGATTGGAAATGCATTCAAGTTCACCCAACAAGGCGGTATTACGGTCAAAGTCTCAGCTGAAAGCCACGGAAATAACTGCCTTATCTCTTGCAGTATTTCTGACACCGGTATTGGCATTAACAGAAATGCGATGGATTATCTTTTTGATGAATTCACCATGGTGGATCAAAGCTACTCACGAACACAAGAAGGTTCTGGGCTTGGGCTCGCAATTTGTAAACGGTTGTGTGAGCTGATGGATGGTGGTGTGGAAGTGACCAGTGAACCTGATATGGGGAGTACATTCACGTTCACAGTTTGTCTTGAAATCGCTGATCAAAGTCTAACGTTATCTGTCCCTAAAATAGCGCATGGTGACTTTATTGGGGCTCGCATTCTAGTAGCAGAAGATAATAAAGCTAATCAATTAGTGATCAAAAACATGTTCAAAAATGCTGGCGTTGATATTGATCTCGTTGGCAATGGTGTTGAAGCTGTGGAACAAGTTCAGAAATACCAATATGATCTAATTTTCATGGATATCTCTATGCCTTTGATGGATGGCATGGAAGCGTGCCAAACCATCCGCAAGCTTGACGACCCTTCAATTGCAAATACTCCCATCATTGCACTAACAGCACATGCCCTGACAGGTGATAAAGAACAATTCCTCGCATCTGGTATGAACGATTATTTATCAAAACCGGTTCGATTATCACAACTTCTTGAAAAAATGGATCTATTCTTAAATAAACAAGAAGAACTCATCAACATGCATATAGAAACAGAGTCACCAAAGATTGAGTTCTTGGATAATACTAATGATGTAGCTAGTGAGAATAATTCGAATATGGATAGAGATGACCTCGTTGACGAGACTATTTTAGTTCAAATGATCGAAGACACCTGTGCTGAAGTCATTCCTGAATTGATAGAACACTACATTGTAGAGTCTGAAAGCCGGCTAGCTGCGATTAATGTCGCCGTCGACCAACACGATAAAGACAAATTGGAATTTGAAGTACATACATTAGGAAGCTCAGCTCTCGCACTTGGAAACAGAAAGCTGTCGGAGGTCGCAAGAGAAATGGAAGCATTGTGTCTTCAGGGGAAAGAAGAACTCGCTTACCAATTAAAAGATAAACTGCTAACCGTTGCAAACGCGTCGCTCAAAGCCATTGATGCAAGAAAACAACAAGGTTTTGTCGAGGCACCAGACTCAAACCGTTAG
- a CDS encoding chromosome partitioning protein ParA gives MPIPATHTEIEQIYLAAEMNHCRSVCITGCSASDGVTSIATALTERYLLAGHQTLLVDLNMLHPAFEELDMVIGDTEEHWVEHKETHQLFTGLTIPTDRSTQLAYKDPNNLQKAVQLWLTRFDRVIIDTSPILKINRGNIPAQSVASACDKTILVVRGGTTTSSQLTKAVELLQSERISLLGTILNVKDQPTLAQEIIRELRRLRLIPQKLRLSIERRLTAIEMLSQSA, from the coding sequence ATGCCGATTCCTGCAACTCACACCGAGATAGAACAAATTTATTTGGCCGCTGAAATGAACCACTGTCGTTCAGTATGCATCACTGGATGCTCAGCCAGTGACGGGGTCACGTCAATCGCAACCGCATTGACTGAACGTTACTTACTAGCTGGTCATCAAACTTTGCTTGTTGACCTCAATATGCTGCACCCAGCTTTTGAAGAATTAGACATGGTGATTGGGGATACAGAAGAACATTGGGTCGAACACAAAGAAACACATCAGCTTTTTACCGGCTTAACCATACCGACGGATCGCTCAACACAACTGGCATACAAAGACCCCAACAATTTACAAAAAGCGGTTCAATTATGGTTAACACGATTTGATCGCGTCATTATCGATACTTCCCCCATACTCAAGATCAACCGTGGCAATATTCCAGCGCAAAGCGTCGCGAGTGCATGTGACAAAACCATTTTGGTTGTTCGTGGTGGCACAACGACCTCCTCGCAATTAACTAAAGCGGTCGAACTTCTTCAATCGGAACGAATTTCATTACTTGGCACCATATTAAATGTCAAAGACCAACCGACACTTGCGCAAGAAATCATTCGTGAATTACGTCGTTTACGGTTAATTCCTCAGAAACTTAGACTTTCGATAGAAAGGCGTTTAACGGCAATCGAAATGCTCTCTCAATCCGCTTAG
- a CDS encoding glycosyltransferase family 4 protein: MNVKHILFVHYGDDWIRGSERCLIDLVSTLDKRQYQPYVWTNSPALHAEIKKLGVHSELSQFPILFGWKAPRYDFSRWRSLIRDAKDYIERADIDLVHVNSAAPCQWMCRAAKSMSIPLVTQLHSDYPTRDRITLGIHSSPHIIAVSDAVTDHLIEDGYPLERLSVIRNGLDIQRLAHQDSVPAKRTLDICNNSYLFATVGSLIHRKGIDRLLSALRHVTLEYPHAHLLIIGDGPLRKKLEQQAEALHLGQHVHFVGEQEHVLGWLKNCDCFISGAREEAFGLVVTEAALAGLPIIAPNQGGIPEIIEHMRTGILYKNTGIKPMVEAMRAVVKNRSAARAMGVRAKAHIQNHYTIEMNARNIESVYCKLLAGHGARSLSVWRSLRPLKTYLARQIHSSLPNSALSKESI; encoded by the coding sequence ATGAACGTAAAACACATCTTATTTGTACATTATGGTGACGACTGGATCCGCGGTAGTGAGCGTTGCCTCATCGATCTCGTATCCACTTTGGATAAACGTCAGTATCAACCTTACGTTTGGACTAACAGTCCTGCATTACATGCTGAAATCAAAAAACTAGGTGTTCACAGTGAGTTATCGCAGTTCCCCATTCTCTTTGGTTGGAAAGCGCCTCGTTACGATTTTTCGAGATGGCGTTCATTAATCCGTGACGCGAAAGATTACATTGAACGCGCTGACATCGATCTTGTTCATGTTAACAGTGCAGCGCCTTGTCAATGGATGTGTAGAGCAGCAAAAAGTATGTCCATACCCCTTGTGACCCAGTTACATTCCGATTATCCAACCAGAGATCGAATCACACTAGGAATACACTCATCTCCTCATATTATTGCAGTAAGTGACGCCGTCACTGACCATTTAATTGAAGATGGTTATCCATTAGAACGATTATCTGTGATTCGAAATGGCTTGGATATCCAGCGTTTAGCACATCAAGACTCTGTCCCGGCCAAACGGACATTGGATATCTGCAATAACAGTTACTTATTTGCTACCGTCGGTTCACTAATCCATAGAAAAGGGATTGATCGCCTACTCTCCGCACTTCGTCACGTCACGTTAGAATACCCTCATGCACATCTATTAATTATCGGTGATGGCCCGCTGAGGAAAAAGCTGGAACAACAAGCCGAAGCGTTACACCTTGGTCAACACGTTCATTTTGTTGGTGAACAAGAGCATGTGTTGGGTTGGCTTAAAAACTGCGACTGTTTCATTAGTGGTGCGCGGGAAGAAGCATTTGGATTGGTAGTAACGGAAGCCGCTCTAGCTGGCTTACCTATTATCGCCCCCAACCAAGGTGGAATTCCGGAGATTATCGAACACATGCGCACGGGTATTCTATACAAAAATACAGGTATCAAACCAATGGTTGAAGCCATGCGCGCCGTGGTCAAAAACCGCAGTGCTGCTCGAGCTATGGGGGTAAGAGCAAAAGCGCATATTCAGAACCATTACACCATTGAGATGAACGCTCGCAACATTGAAAGCGTTTACTGCAAGTTACTCGCAGGACATGGGGCGCGTAGTTTATCTGTGTGGCGAAGCCTAAGACCTCTCAAAACCTATTTGGCACGACAAATTCACTCCTCGCTACCGAATTCAGCGTTGTCAAAAGAGTCAATCTAA
- a CDS encoding lipopolysaccharide biosynthesis protein, protein MKLPKRFQPLTNMSVYAVSLFITKGISLLMLPLMANYLTPAQLGELELLASTSVFACLLVGMAMHENLYRFAGAEKEYNKQFSIVSEIYSVSLIVSLIFVTILTLVAVYAYQYIPFLSPTQLILLLTVVAIESALAISLGWLRLKDKATLFFQISVSTVVLQIALVIPVLFWFADVTLIFATGVFSALVRFVILHKINGFTLIWPSNIQWKKYLAYSTPIMLSGIVAFSLNGAERWFIALSSDIETLGLYAIAAKFSLAMCILMQPFGMWWMPKRFHYLDNVGLAETTRINQYGFVYLCILAVSVAWISKLFILMVLPEIYVGAAELVAATITIALCKELAELTNIGILYSRKTRLLLIINIISMAIGLVLIYLLHSFHIWGVLFGVGMAQLVRLYLCWHVSQQLITLPYDYIHTLSLLITTFVAVWAIHLIVSPIHTLIGVVIAPTIIGLTAYWLRLTPTISLNQYAFSAVKRLFG, encoded by the coding sequence ATGAAACTGCCCAAACGCTTTCAGCCGTTAACGAATATGTCGGTGTATGCCGTAAGCTTGTTCATTACAAAAGGCATTTCACTGCTTATGCTGCCATTAATGGCGAATTATCTAACACCCGCTCAACTAGGTGAGTTAGAACTGTTGGCCAGCACTAGTGTTTTTGCATGCTTACTGGTTGGAATGGCAATGCATGAAAACCTGTATCGTTTTGCAGGGGCAGAAAAAGAATACAACAAGCAGTTTTCCATTGTCAGCGAGATTTACAGTGTCAGCCTCATCGTTTCGCTGATATTCGTGACAATACTGACGTTGGTTGCTGTCTACGCATATCAATACATTCCTTTTTTATCACCCACCCAGCTTATTCTTTTACTGACCGTCGTTGCCATTGAAAGTGCATTAGCAATCAGCCTTGGTTGGCTCAGATTAAAAGACAAAGCGACACTGTTTTTTCAGATCAGTGTATCAACTGTGGTATTGCAAATTGCATTGGTTATACCTGTGTTGTTCTGGTTTGCTGATGTCACTCTTATCTTTGCCACTGGCGTATTCAGTGCTCTGGTTCGCTTTGTGATCCTACATAAGATCAATGGCTTTACGTTGATATGGCCGAGCAACATTCAATGGAAAAAATATCTCGCTTATTCGACGCCCATTATGCTGTCTGGCATTGTTGCCTTTAGTCTTAATGGTGCCGAACGTTGGTTTATTGCACTTTCATCAGACATCGAAACCTTAGGGCTCTATGCCATTGCAGCCAAATTCTCATTAGCGATGTGCATCCTAATGCAACCATTTGGAATGTGGTGGATGCCAAAGCGTTTCCACTACCTAGACAATGTTGGATTAGCCGAAACCACACGCATCAACCAGTATGGTTTCGTCTACCTCTGCATTTTGGCAGTCAGTGTGGCTTGGATCAGTAAGCTGTTCATCCTAATGGTGTTACCTGAGATTTACGTGGGCGCAGCTGAGTTAGTGGCAGCCACCATCACAATCGCATTATGTAAAGAGCTGGCAGAACTAACCAACATTGGCATCTTATACTCACGCAAAACGCGATTATTATTGATCATCAATATCATCAGCATGGCGATAGGATTGGTTCTAATCTATCTGCTTCACTCATTCCATATCTGGGGAGTATTGTTCGGTGTAGGCATGGCACAGCTGGTTAGATTGTATTTGTGCTGGCATGTGTCTCAGCAACTTATCACGCTACCTTATGATTACATTCACACGTTAAGTTTACTTATCACTACATTCGTTGCGGTTTGGGCAATACACTTGATTGTAAGCCCCATACATACATTGATTGGCGTTGTCATCGCACCCACTATCATCGGATTAACCGCCTATTGGTTAAGGCTGACGCCAACCATTTCATTAAACCAATACGCTTTTAGCGCGGTCAAGCGTCTATTTGGCTAA